The following coding sequences lie in one Pseudomonas sp. B33.4 genomic window:
- a CDS encoding PP2C family protein-serine/threonine phosphatase, protein MLVASAWRSAARTDPGKVRARNEDAFLDSPQQGLWVVADGMGGHQGGDIASQLIVASLAELPQHEDFDERLKAIRQCLHWLNRRLGQELTVTAGRHDSIMGSTVVALLVEGNRAACIWAGDSRCYMWRGQRLYQLSKDHSLQQQLIDEQQMSVEQAAAHPAAQALTRAVGAAEQLTLDVLELEVYPGDAFLLCSDGLYQGLSSDALGNALSLSAPHVALERLFDGALRGAARDNLTAVVIRQ, encoded by the coding sequence ATGCTGGTGGCCAGTGCCTGGCGCAGCGCGGCGCGTACCGACCCGGGCAAGGTGCGGGCGCGCAACGAAGATGCCTTTCTCGACTCGCCACAGCAGGGGCTGTGGGTGGTCGCGGACGGCATGGGCGGTCATCAGGGTGGCGACATCGCCAGCCAGTTGATCGTCGCCAGCCTGGCTGAACTGCCGCAACACGAGGACTTCGACGAACGCCTCAAAGCCATTCGCCAGTGCCTGCACTGGTTGAACCGGCGTTTGGGGCAGGAGTTGACGGTCACTGCCGGACGTCACGACAGCATCATGGGCAGCACCGTCGTGGCGCTGCTGGTGGAAGGCAATCGCGCGGCCTGCATCTGGGCCGGCGACAGCCGTTGCTACATGTGGCGTGGGCAGCGGTTGTATCAGCTGTCCAAGGACCATTCGCTGCAACAGCAACTGATCGACGAACAGCAAATGAGCGTCGAACAAGCGGCGGCACACCCGGCAGCTCAGGCCTTGACCCGAGCCGTCGGCGCCGCCGAACAACTGACCCTGGATGTCCTCGAACTCGAGGTCTATCCGGGCGATGCGTTTTTGCTCTGCAGCGATGGTTTGTATCAGGGCCTGAGCAGCGATGCCCTCGGCAACGCCCTCAGCCTCAGCGCGCCGCACGTGGCGCTGGAACGTTTGTTCGACGGCGCCCTGCGTGGCGCCGCGCGCGACAACCTGACAGCCGTGGTGATCCGCCAATGA
- a CDS encoding serine/threonine-protein kinase, giving the protein MTEIESSVDDLLMSEEQANNLTYFAFAKENKAAPLLAPTKASIGALPDVLAGRYHLERLLGAGGMGAVYRARDLLHEQFGDPDPYIALKILSEEFAESPDASALLYSEFALTRRLRHDNVVRAHTFEVDTDCQRAFITMEYMRGLTLDKLLCERPLGLPWQELRDIVLPLLDTLAYAHGRGVLHGDMKPSNVMLSEDGLRLFDFGLGQAEEGVLPGLPHLSRERFNAWTPGYAAPELLEGQPLSASADVYGVACVIYELAGGKHPFRRLPSTQARDEHLERELQAPANLPKHGWPALRTALSFDPAERTITAQQLRDALGATSSWLQRLRLRA; this is encoded by the coding sequence ATGACTGAAATCGAATCCTCAGTCGACGACTTGCTGATGAGCGAAGAACAGGCCAACAACCTGACCTACTTCGCCTTCGCCAAGGAAAACAAAGCAGCACCTTTGCTGGCGCCGACCAAGGCCAGCATCGGTGCACTGCCGGATGTACTCGCCGGTCGCTACCACCTCGAGCGTCTGCTCGGGGCCGGTGGCATGGGCGCCGTTTACCGGGCGCGGGATCTGCTGCACGAACAGTTCGGCGATCCCGACCCTTACATTGCGCTGAAAATCCTCAGCGAAGAATTTGCCGAATCGCCGGACGCCAGTGCCTTGCTCTACAGCGAGTTCGCCCTGACCCGACGCCTGCGCCACGACAACGTCGTGCGTGCGCACACCTTTGAAGTCGACACCGACTGCCAGCGGGCCTTCATCACCATGGAATACATGCGTGGCCTGACCCTGGACAAATTGCTCTGCGAGCGGCCCCTCGGCCTGCCGTGGCAAGAACTGCGCGACATCGTCCTGCCGCTGCTCGACACGCTGGCCTACGCCCACGGTCGCGGCGTGCTGCACGGTGACATGAAACCGAGCAACGTCATGCTCAGCGAAGACGGCTTGCGCCTCTTTGACTTCGGCCTCGGTCAGGCAGAGGAGGGCGTGTTGCCCGGCCTGCCGCATCTGAGCCGGGAACGCTTCAACGCCTGGACCCCGGGCTACGCCGCCCCCGAACTGCTTGAGGGCCAACCATTGTCGGCCAGCGCGGACGTGTACGGCGTGGCCTGCGTGATCTATGAACTGGCGGGCGGCAAACACCCGTTCCGCCGCTTGCCCTCGACCCAGGCCCGCGACGAGCACCTGGAGCGCGAACTGCAAGCACCGGCGAACTTACCGAAACACGGCTGGCCAGCGCTGCGAACCGCGCTGAGCTTCGACCCGGCAGAACGCACCATCACTGCCCAACAATTGCGTGACGCCTTGGGCGCCACTTCGTCCTGGCTGCAACGTCTGCGACTTCGGGCGTAA